From a single Lolium rigidum isolate FL_2022 chromosome 7, APGP_CSIRO_Lrig_0.1, whole genome shotgun sequence genomic region:
- the LOC124670110 gene encoding cytosolic invertase 1 — protein MEFGAPGGMRRSASHNSLSGSDDFDLTHLLNKPRINVERQRSFDDRSLSDVSYSGGGHARGGAGGGFDGMYSPGGGLRSLVGTPASSALHSFEPHPIVGDAWEALRRSLVFFRGQPLGTIAAYDHASEEVLNYDQVFVRDFVPSAMAFLMNGEPEIVKNFLLKTVLLQGWEKKVDRFKLGEGAMPASFKVLHDDKKGVDTLHADFGESAIGRVAPVDSGFWWIILLRAYTKSTGDLTLAEKPECQKAMRLILSLCLSEGFDTFPTLLCADGCCMIDRRMGVYGYPIEIQSLFFMALRCALLMLKHDNEGKDFVERIATRLHALSYHMRSYFWLDFQQLNDIYRYKTEEYSHTAVNKFNVIPDSIPDWLFDFMPCEGGFFVGNVSPARMDFRWFALGNMIAIVSSLATPEQSTAIMDLIEERWEELIGEMPLKICYPAIENHEWRIVTGCDPKNTRWSYHNGGSWPVLLWLLTAASIKTGRPQIARRAIDLAERRLLKDGWPEYYDGKLGKYVGKQARKFQTWSIAGYLVAKMLLEDPSHLGMIALEEDKAMKPVLRRSASWTN, from the exons ATGGAGTTCGGCGCGCCGGGCGGGATGCGGCGGTCGGCGTCGCACAACTCGCTCTCCGGCTCCGACGACTTCGACCTCACGCACCTGCTCAACAAGCCGCGGATCAACGTCGAGCGCCAGCGCTCCTTCGACGACCGCTCCCTCAGCGACGTCTCCTACTCCGGCGGCGGCCACGCcaggggcggcgccggcggggggTTCGACGGCATGTACTCGCCGGGCGGCGGGCTGCGCTCGCTCGTCGGCACGCCGGCCTCGTCCGCGCTCCACTCCTTCGAGCCGCACCCCATCGTCGGGGACGCGTGGGAGGCGCTACGACGCTCGCTCGTCTTCTTCCGCGGGCAGCCGCTCGGAACCATCGCCGCCTACGACCACGCCTCAGAGGAGGTGCTCAACTACGACCAG GTGTTCGTGCGGGATTTCGTGCCCAGCGCCATGGCCTTCCTCATGAACGGCGAGCCGGAGATCGTCAAGAACTTCCTGCTCAAGACCGTGCTGCTGCAGGGCTGGGAGAAGAAGGTTGATCGCTTCAAGCTCGGGGAGGGGGCCATGCCGGCCAGCTTCAAGGTGCTACACGACGACAAGAAGGGCGTCGACACGCTGCACGCAGACTTCGGGGAGAGCGCCATTGGCCGGGTCGCGCCCGTGGACTCCGGGTTCTGGTGGATCATACTGCTGCGGGCCTACACCAAGTCCACGGGTGACCTGACGCTGGCGGAGAAGCCCGAGTGCCAGAAGGCCATGAGGCTCATACTCAGCCTCTGCCTCTCCGAGGGCTTCGACACCTTCCCCACATTGCTGTGTGCTGATGGATGCTGCATGATAGATCGCAGGATG GGTGTGTATGGTTACCCCATTGAAATTCAATCCCTGTTCTTCATGGCACTGAGGTgtgctcttttaatgcttaagcatgatAATGAAGGGAAAGATTTTGTGGAGCGGATTGCAACTCGTCTTCATGCTTTAAGTTATCACATGCGGAGTTACTTTTGGCTGGATTTCCAGCAGCTAAATGATATTTATCGTTACAAGACTGAAGAATATTCTCACACAGCTGTCAACAAGTTCAATGTCATTCCAGATTCTATTCCAGACTGGCTGTTTGATTTTATGCCTTGTGAAGGTGGTTTTTTTGTTGGCAATGTCAGTCCTGCAAGGATGGACTTCCGTTGGTTTGCACTTGGAAACATGATTGCCATAGTATCATCTCTTGCCACACCTGAGCAATCTACGGCTATAATGGATCTCATTGAGGAGCGGTGGGAAGAGCTAATTGGTGAAATGCCTCTGAAGATATGCTATCCTGCCATTGAGAACCATGAGTGGCGAATAGTGACGGGGTGTGACCCAAAAAATACGAGATGGAGTTACCACAATGGAGGATCTTGGCCAG TACTTCTCTGGCTGCTGACGGCAGCAAGCATCAAAACTGGACGGCCGCAAATTGCAAGAAGAGCAATCGACCTAGCTGAGAGGAGGCTTTTGAAGGATGGCTGGCCTGAGTATTATGATGGGAAGCTCGGAAAATATGTTGGCAAGCAGGC